The Sedimentibacter sp. zth1 DNA segment CGCGGAAGTAAACCTTCTGCCTCTTGAGTTATTTAGAGGCAGAAGGTTTTTTATTTCATTATTAACTTGGCCAAGTTAAATAAATATAAAACACAAAATAAGGATTAGAAATTCTTATCAAAATTCATGATTTACTAAATCAAATTAGTTATAACCAAGGAGGTTAAAATGTATTTACATTATATTACTATAATAGTTTTAATCGTTGTATTTTTATTGTTATATTTTCTAAAAAGGAAAGATTTAAATTTTGGTGGAAGAGTTTTAATAGCAATGTTTCTTGGCATTTTAGCAGGAGCAATATTTAAGAAAGACGTATTAATCATCGAGCCAATTGGAAAAATATTTATTGGTCTTATTAAAATGCTGGTAATTCCACTTGTAATGTCATCTTTGATTTCAAATGTTACATCATTGAACAACACCACTCAACTTAGAAAAATTGGTGTTAAAACATTTTTATTACTTTTACTTACTACAGGAATTGCATCTGTGATAGGGATCTTTACAGCAAATATAATGAATTTGGGAGTAGGTGTCAAATTTGCTGAATCAACATCTTTTGAGGCTAAAGAAATTCTGGCTTTTAGTAAAGTTCTGTTAGATATGATTCCGCTAAACCCAATATCTTCAATGGCTAATGGACAAGTAATACCAATAATTATTTTTTGTCTTTTTATTGCAATAGCTATCATTATCGAAAGTGAAAAAAATCCAAGAGCAATTAAGCCCTTTAAAGATTTTATCGATTCATTTGCTAAAATAATGTTCAGCTTAACGCAGATTATAATAGAACTAGCTCCTTATGGAGTATTCAGCCTTATGGCTTCTGTTGCAGCTAAGAATGGTATCTCAACTTTGCTCCCACTTGCAAAATTTATTGTTGCTATTTATGTAGCGTGCACTATTCATATTTTGGCTACACATGGAAGTTTACTTATGTTTGTTGGTAAAGTAAATCCAATCAAATTCTTTAAAAAGCTATATCCTGCTCAGGTGGTTGCATTCACAACTCAAA contains these protein-coding regions:
- a CDS encoding dicarboxylate/amino acid:cation symporter translates to MYLHYITIIVLIVVFLLLYFLKRKDLNFGGRVLIAMFLGILAGAIFKKDVLIIEPIGKIFIGLIKMLVIPLVMSSLISNVTSLNNTTQLRKIGVKTFLLLLLTTGIASVIGIFTANIMNLGVGVKFAESTSFEAKEILAFSKVLLDMIPLNPISSMANGQVIPIIIFCLFIAIAIIIESEKNPRAIKPFKDFIDSFAKIMFSLTQIIIELAPYGVFSLMASVAAKNGISTLLPLAKFIVAIYVACTIHILATHGSLLMFVGKVNPIKFFKKLYPAQVVAFTTQSSYGTLPVTLKVLTERVKISEKIASFGASIGTTVGLNGCGGIYPALVAIFIARMFNIDFTLNHYLILVLTNIISSIGIAGVPGAATMATTVVLANLGLPVEGLAMVLGIDVVIDMARTMTNVTGASVVSFLVANFENEFDREAFNKDDKTITSAKI